The nucleotide window TAGAATTCTCACATGAGCAGGCTGTGGATAATAACATGGGTGAACCGTACGTCTACGGTTAGAGAAGATTAATTAAACTGCAAGGGCGTGCAGGAAACTGATTTAACTTACGGCATTTTGCCCAAGCACGGTGCACAGAATCGCATCGGACGCATTGGCACGACAAGCCCGGACCATGTACGTCGGGTCGATGTATTTTATATCAGCATGGACACCGATGCCCTTGAAATGCATCTTGATCTGCAGAGTGTAATCAGTGTCACTAAATAGTAACAGTAATCAGCGTCACTAAATGCTGTCCATTGACGACTTCCAGAATGGAACAGAGAAACGGGAGGATGGAAGTATGGGGGACACTCAGTTTCAGCAACCTCATATAAGCAGCTAGAAAAGCTAGTACGGTAAGACGAATAAGGCTAGACCAAGTTCAATGTCACCATAACCATCTAACTTTCTACTGTATCAAAGGACAGCATGTACATTATAAAATCGACCTTTCCGAGGTAAAGAGATTTATCATATACAAACCTTTTGTTGCATGTGAACACCAATGTCGCTAAGTATTGTATTTCCTGATGCATCAGTTGCGCCTGAGTTTTGCAGTAACTCCTGAAAACAGAAGCTAATCAGTGGTATATGGAGCGGAAAAAGCCAAAGGCTAAAACCACCATGAGCTCACTTACTTGTCCTGCAGCTTCAGCAACGCAAACCACACAGAATCCCTTGTTCTTTATTAACTGCTCGAGGTGCTGTAAAACACCATATTCTCCATCGAGCGCGAATGAGACCTTTTCATACAGGTATAAGATTCTATTGGTACATCATCCATGTTTAGAAATAGTACGTTTCAATACAAATAGCGCAGTGTTTACGAACCTCTGGTATTAAGCAGACATCAACCTGCCCACTTGAAAGAGAAGCATGCATTGCAATGAAACCACTGCTTCTTCCCATTAATTTGACCAAGCCGATACCATGATACGCACTACGTGCCTAATGACATGATGTTTTAATAATATCATAGAGTAtggcttagagagagagagagagagagagtcagCAGTCTACCTCTATATAGGCAGAATTAATGGCCCGTTGAGCTTCTTCCACAGCGGTATCAAAACCAAATGTTTTGTCCATTAAAGGTATATCATTGTCAATGGTCTTTGGAACTGCTACAACAGAAACCTTGAGCTTTCTTTTACGGCACTGCAAGTGTTTGGGGAAGGGGAATGAATAGGTATTGTGCACGAACAGAAATATATAGAACGTTCAAGATGATGAATCTTGAAAGCAAGATGAAACAAGATGGACGGTGGGGGTTTCTGCATCCATGCATCTTCACCTATCTGGGTTCAAACTTAAGCGAGGTTCCATTTAATTCTGAAAGATTCATGGGCTAATGTAATATTTGGATGAAGGACTGACAAGAAATGACCTCCTTCAGTATGATGATTATCATATATTCATGCTGGAATATCAGGAAACAGAGGAATGACCTCATCTTCAAGAACATCCTCCTACAATTAATAACTTGGACTTCAATCTTTGTGATGACCTGATTCTTATGACCCACAGGACCAAGCACAAGCATCTCCAGAGACTCAAGTCGTGTATTCAACAAAATCTTTAATCCCATGCTTACAACCTTATCTCCTCTCAGTTTGTAACTACCATATGTAAATACTATTCATACTGATCCCCTAATTATTGAACTTCTGTACTAACCATActaactttattatatataaaaATCACAGTAGGATGTTTTCCAACTGCTTCGGGGTAAAAATAAAGGACTGACAAGAAATATAAAGATATAAGAACCTCATCATGGATAGCATTTGCTCCTGCATGGGTACCATTTCCACCAAGTACAAAAAGCATATCAATTCTTCTGGCCTAAAAAACCAGATAATCATTAATCATTTTCTGAAAAACCCATGATTATTAAAAAGTATAGGAATAACCAACACAGAATAAAATTGTTGCAATTCAGATTGCTTACCTGTATACTATCTACAATTTCACTAGTTTTAGCTCCTCCACGGGAGACTCCTAGAAAACTTCCACCAGCAAGGTTAATATTCTCCACTAGATTACGTGAAAGCTGGATGGTGTTACCAAAATGAAATCTGAGAACCTAATAAGCAGTAACTATTTTGCTGATTTATGAGAGGAGCTTCTTACAGGCATTTCTTTTAGACCTTTTTCAAAAAATCCACGAAAACCAAATGGAATTCCAACAATATTCTTAACCCCATATGTTTCTAGGGTGAATACTACCTGCAGATGCAAATACACGTCATATACTCAACATTAACCAAAAATTTGCACTCGAGTCTATTATATCATTTGCTTGCCAGAATACTGGATAGGGTAAATGCTCCGTTTGAAAGCATCAACAAAACCACAAAACATATCTATGAAAAACTGCATGGACTGATAAAAAGGCTGCACGGAAATTTTAAATGATAACACTCGCATTTCTGTTTGAGGATCAGGGGACTCATAAAAGTACCGTGTCAATATCATGCACTGATGAAATTTGCCCCACTTTTATATTTGCAATTTACATTAGACAAATGAATGTGTGTGTAACACCTTGTGCATGAAACTCAATGAATTTGTTGATTTTTTATGTTATTTGTAGCTGATTGGAGAAATCATAGGATAAGCAGAGCTTCATAGCCCCAATTGTAATTTGCAGAGCTGGTTAATCTTACTTAAGTTGAAGTCCGCAATGAGTACCATGGGCATGTACCAAAATTTAGGTAGACATGCCAGCCAAACAAAATTTGTTTGAACAATGCTAAAAGAAAGGGACCTGTCTGATGACATCATTCAAACCAGGGCAGAGACCTCCACAAGTAACTATAGCAGCTTTTACTTCATTTGGCTCATAGTATATATCCTTACGAGGCCCTGCACGATGCACCCTGCATAAAGCTATTTGTCACTGCCTGACTCTTTAAGATTCTCAAGAGTTAAATCTAACAAACAAGTAGCAGTTCCGCCATTGTAGAAAACAAAAGGGCAGAAGTTGATGTGAAATAACACATAGCATGTGAAGAAAGATGGCATCCTTGTGGCACAGACAGAAATAGTACTCATATTGTGAATTTAAATACTTCTTTGTATCCTAGAAGATATCATACCATTGCTCCACCCAGCTACAGTCAGGATCAATGCACTCTGCTCCAGCAGAAGTAGGCGACGAATACTTTATCACCTAAAGTAGCAT belongs to Triticum urartu cultivar G1812 chromosome 7, Tu2.1, whole genome shotgun sequence and includes:
- the LOC125519733 gene encoding ATP-dependent 6-phosphofructokinase 5, chloroplastic-like; this translates as MAAAVKTSGGFCNTQQQWLHSTRDLFLHGSTHSNAKECKSKKAKKPISLRVKATSTKVELDFNDPSWKQNFQEDWDNRFNLPRITDIYDLKPRPTTFSLKKQRTPTGDEDSTPMDMWNGYVNNDDRALMKVIKYSSPTSAGAECIDPDCSWVEQWVHRAGPRKDIYYEPNEVKAAIVTCGGLCPGLNDVIRQVVFTLETYGVKNIVGIPFGFRGFFEKGLKEMPLSRNLVENINLAGGSFLGVSRGGAKTSEIVDSIQARRIDMLFVLGGNGTHAGANAIHDECRKRKLKVSVVAVPKTIDNDIPLMDKTFGFDTAVEEAQRAINSAYIEARSAYHGIGLVKLMGRSSGFIAMHASLSSGQVDVCLIPEVSFALDGEYGVLQHLEQLIKNKGFCVVCVAEAAGQELLQNSGATDASGNTILSDIGVHMQQKIKMHFKGIGVHADIKYIDPTYMVRACRANASDAILCTVLGQNAVHGAFAGFSGITSCICNTHYVYLPVTQVITAPKRVNHKGRMWHRCLTSTGQPDFR